The Comamonas sp. GB3 AK4-5 genome includes a region encoding these proteins:
- a CDS encoding YciI family protein: MRWIAVFTDTPAMLQVRAELAEAHLAYLDQHASEIVLAGGCRHSPEGDYVGGLWVLEVSGRERAVQLVEQDPYFLRGARHYELRTWGKAFPERVATL; encoded by the coding sequence ATGCGTTGGATAGCAGTGTTCACCGACACCCCCGCCATGCTGCAGGTGCGTGCCGAGCTGGCCGAGGCGCATCTTGCCTATCTGGACCAGCACGCCAGCGAGATCGTGCTGGCCGGGGGCTGTCGCCACAGTCCGGAGGGGGACTATGTCGGCGGGCTGTGGGTGCTCGAGGTGTCCGGCCGCGAACGGGCCGTGCAACTGGTGGAACAAGACCCGTATTTTTTGCGTGGCGCACGCCATTACGAGCTGCGCACCTGGGGCAAGGCTTTTCCGGAACGGGTGGCGACACTGTAG